CGTAGTTCGGGCCGTAGGCTCCCGAGCGGACACGCTGCACCTCGTCGTCCGGCATGAAGTTGACGTAGACGCCCCCCGTCGCGAACGGCGCGGCGGCGTCGTAGAGCGCCCGCGCCCACGCGATGCACGCCTTGTCCTGCGATGGATCGCTCCAGCGCGTGTGGACGTTCATCACGAAGTTGACGTTCCGGTGCGGGTAGGCCGTGGCCCCGGCGGGGACCCGGTTGATCGCGCCGCCGAGGTTCCCGACGAAGATCTCGCACTGGGGCGATGGGAGACGGCCGATGCCGTCCAGGAGCACGTCGATCAGGCCGTCCTCGAGGTCGACGAAATCGTGCGACTTCCAGTAGTTGCGCTCGCCGGGGGTGAGCAGCGGGTCGAAGGCCGTCTGCCATCCCGCGAACGGATGGGGCCCCACGACGTCCGCGATCGGCTTCCCGATCGCCTTGAACGGCGCCGCGGCCTTCTCGCCCGAGGCGAGGTCGCCGGCGTGACAGAGGGCGAGGACGAGGACCTCCTTGCCGTGGACCTCTTGCGGGAGGAAGGGAAGGGGCGGCGCCTTCCGCATCACCACCCAGCAGCTCAGCTCGTCCGGCGCCCGGGCGACGAAGCGGCGGTACTCGAGGAGCACCTGTCTCGCGCTCGCCCACGGGTGAACGATGAGCCCGGCGATGACCTGGGGGCCGACAGGGTGGAGCCTGAACTTGAACGAGGTCACGACACCGAAGTTCCCGCCTCCGCCGCGGATCGCCCAGAAGAGATCGGGATGGTCCGTGTCGTTCGTGTGAACCAGCTCTCCCGCGGCAGTCACCACGTCGGCTGACAGGAGGTTGTCGACCGTCAGCCCGTACTTGCGACTGAGCCAGCCGAATCCTCCGCCGAGAGTCAGTCCGGCGACTCCAGTCGTCGAGTTGATCCCCACCGGTGTCGCGAGACCGAAGGCCTGGGTCTCCTTGTCGAGATCGGCCAGCCTGGCGCCCGGCCCGACGCGGGCGGTGCGCTCGGTGGGATTGACCCGAACCGAGTCCATCCGCGACAGGTCGAGCATCAACCCGGCATCGCAAACGGCGTTCCCCGCGATGTTGTGCCCACCGCCCCGGACGGAGAGCAGCAGGCCGTGTTTCGCGGCCAGCCGGACGGTCTGGATCACGTCGCTCGCCCCGGCCGCGCGCACGACCGCCGCAGGGTGCTTGTCGATCATCGCGTTCCAGAGCGTCCTCGCCTCGTCGTACCCTGGATCCCCCGGTAAGCACAGGCGACCTCGGAGCTCGCCGCGGAACGCGTCGAGCGCGTCGGTCGAAAGTGCCATCGTCTTGCCGTCGATCGTCTGGATGACGAGTCCCGCCATCACCCACCTCCTATGCCACGCGCCAATACATCCCCCCATCGGAGGGTGTCCGGTCGCGGTTCCCAGTATGTTTTCCGGCTCCGAATCGTCACCGATCATATGGTCGTTCACGAAAGAGGGGTAATCGCATCTCGGCGGGCGCATCCGCCCTGTCCCGGACACCTCACCCCGCGCTCCCCTTGGCCTTTGCCGCCGCCTGTGCCATGTTACGTCTCTCTATTCCCGACTTACGGAGGATCTCGCCCCCATGTGGACCCCTCGGCCGGTATTCCGCCTCGTCCCGCGCGCGACGATCGTCGCCGCGTTCCCCATTCTCGCCCTCCTGTGGTCCCTCGACGCCGCGCCCGGCGTTCTCGCCGCGGCGCCGATGAGGCTCGCCACGCAGCCGGACATTCACGGCGACCTGATCGTCTTCGTCCACGCGGAGGACATCTGGACCGTCCCGGCGAGCGGCGGCGTCGCGAAGCGGATCACGTTCCACGAGGGGGAGGAGCGATACCCCAAATTCTCCCCCGACGGGAAGCGGATCGCGTTCACCGCGGACTACGACGGCAACACCGACGTCTACGTGATGAACACCGAGGGGGGGGACATCACGCGGGTCACCTACCACCCGGGGAAGGACGAGGTCGTAGGCTGGCACCCGACGAACGGGAAGATCCTGTTCCGCTCGGGGCGCGACGCGTACAGCCGCTTCACCCGGCTCTACCTGATCGCGCCCGACGGCTCGGGGCTCGAGGCGCTCCCGCTCCCGGAGGCCGGCTGGGGCAGCTACTCCCCGGACGGCTCCGAGATCGCGTACACCCGCGTCGCCACCGAGGACAGGACCTGGAAGCGATACCGCGGCGGGCTGGCCCCGGACCTCTACCTCTACGATTTCCGCACCGGCGTCGATCGACGCCTGACCGACGCGCGTGGGACCGAGCGCTTCCCGATGTGGATGGGCGACACGATCTACTTCGAGGCCGACCCGGACGGCGTCCTGAACTTGTTCTCCCTCGACCCCGGCACCGGCCAGCAGAAGCAGCTCACCCGCTTCACCGACTACGACGCCGGGCGGCCGTCCGACGGCACCGGCAAGATCGTGTACGACCGCGCGGGCGGGCTCGAGGTCTTCGACCCGGTCACGGGACAGTCGAAGTCGGTCTCCTTCGAGATCCTGGCGGACTCCCCGGAGGCGCGCCCCTACGTCAAGAACGTCAAGGACTGGATCACCCACATCGGGCTCTCCCCGGACGGGAACCGCGCGCTCGTGGTGGCCCGGGGCGACGTCTTCACCGTTCCTCGCGAGAAGGGGGCGGTCCGCAACCTCTCGCGCGACCCCGGCTCCCGCGACAAGGACGCGGCCTGGTCGCCGGACGGCAAGTGGATCGCGTTCTTCTCCGACCGCAGCGGCGAGTACGAGATCTGGCTCACCGACCCGATGGGAAAGGACAAGCCGGTCCGGCTCACGACGCACCGCGACGGGTATCGCTTCGCCCTGCGCTGGTCCCCCGACTCGAAGCGGCTCGCCTTCACCGACCAGACGCTGACGCTCTCGTACATCGACCTGGACACCAAGGCGATCACGAAGGTGGACAAGGCGGACGACGAGGCCATGGACTTGGGCCAAGACGCCAAGCCGATCTTCGACGACGCCTGGTCGCCCGACGGCCGGTTCCTCGCGTACACCAAGATGGGCTCCGACCTCGTGAACCGGATCTGGATCTACGCCGTCGAGACCCGGGAAGCGAAGCCGGTGACCGCGGGCCCGCTCGACGCCTTCGGCCCGGTGTTCTCCGAGGACGGGCAGCGGCTCTTCTTCGTGAGCAACCGCCGGTTCGACCCGACGTACAGCGACATGGACTTCGAGCTGGTCTACAAGAAGGTCGCGGGGCTCTACGCCCTGTCCCTTCGCGCGGGCTCACCGGCGCTCCTGCCCCCCAAGACCGGCGACGAGCCCCGGAAGCCCAAGTGGAGGGAGAAGTCTCGATACGAGGCCGAGAAGGGGGAGGAGCCGAAGTCGAAGGAGCCGCCGCCGAAGACGATCGTGGAGTTCGGCGGGATCGAAGGACGCATCGAGCCGTTGCCGCTCCCCCGTGGCAACTACCGCAACCTCGGCGTCGGGCGAGGCTCGCTGTACTTCCTCGACGCGGACGAGGGAGATTTCAACCGGTTCGACATCCGCGAGCCGGAGGCCCGCAAGCTCGTGGCCTTCGACCTCGACGAGCGGAAGACCCGCACCGTCCTCGAGGCGGTGGACGACTACGCCCTCTCCCCCGACGGGAAGGAGCTGGTCTGGCGCAAGGGGAGCGACATCGGGATCGTGGACACCGACGACGACAAGGCCAAGGCCGAGCCGCTCGACCTCGCGGGCCTGACGATGACCGTCGATCCGCGCGCGGAGTGGAAGCAGATCTACCGCGAGGTCTGGCGCACGGAGCGCGACTACTACTACGACCCCGGGATGCACGGCCTCGACTGGGCCGCGATCGGCAAGAAGTACGAGCCGCTGATCGAGGCGGCGGAGAGCCGGGCCGAGGTGAGGTGGGTCATCGGCGAGCTGATCGGGGAGCTGTCGACGTCCCACACGTACGTTTACGGCGGCGACCGGCACCGCAAGCCCGAGACGATCCCGGTCGGGATGCTCGGCGCCGATTGGGCCGCCGATGCCGCGACCGGCCGTTACCGGATCCTGCGCATCCTCCGCGTCCCCGACTGGGCGAAAGGCGCGGTCCCGCCGCTGGCGGCACCCGGCGTCGATGCCCGGGAAGGCGATCTCCTCGTCGCGGTGGACGGCCGGGAGGTCACGACCGCGAAGGAGGTCTACGCGGCGTTCGAGGGGCTGGCGGACAAGCCGGTGAGGCTCACGCTGGCTTCCGGCGCCAAGGCGACCGACGCTCGCGACGTCGTGGTGGTCCCGTCGCCCGACGAGTCCAGGTTCCGGTACCTCGACTGGGTCGAGCGCAACCTCGAGACCGTCGAGGCGGCCTCGGGCGGCAAGGTCGGCTACCTGCACCTCCCCGACACCTTCACCGGCTCGGCGGAGATGTTCCCGCTCTACTGGTATGGGCAGACGCGGAAGGAAGGGCTGATCGTGGACGGGCGCTACAACGCCGGCGGGCTCGACCCCGATCCGTTCCTCGATCGGATCAACAGCCCGATCCTCTACTACTGGACGCGCCGCTACTCGCACGACTACGCGTCCCCGCTGGTGGCGACGCGGGCGCACAAGGCGATGCTCACGAACCGGCAGGCCGGCTCCGGCGGCGATCAGCTCCCGTCGGAGTTCCAGCTCAAGAAGATGGGGCCGCTGATCGGCACGCGCACCTGGGGCGGCCTCGTCGGGATCTCGATGTTCACGCCGCTGGTGGACGGCGGCGCCATCACGGCCCCCGATTACCGCGTCTACACGACCGAAGGGAAATGGGTGATCGAGAACGAGGGGGTGACGCCCGACATCACGGTCGACCTCGATCCCGCCGAGATGGCGAAGGGATACGACGCGCAGCTCATGAAAGCGGTGGACTACCTGATGAAGAAGATCGCCGAGGAGCCCCGCCCGGCGCCCGCCCGGCCGCCGTTCCCGACGACAAGGTAGCCGAACTCGCCCGGTGGGGGGCCGCCGACCTTGTCCGACCCGTTCAGCGTCGTTTCAGGGGATGCTCGAAGCTGAGGTAGAGGAAGACCTGTCGCTCCCCCGAGCTCGGGCCGACACCCAGCGGCACGGCGACGCCCGGGACGATCTGGAGGCCGGCGGCGGTGTCGAACGCCCACCGCAGGCCCGGGTTCACGAAGGCGCTGCTCGCTATCGCTGTCCGGCCGGGACCCGTGACGAACTCGGCCCGAGCCCAGACGGTTTCGAGCAGGACGTTGAGCCTCGGTCGCGCGAGCCATACAACGCTGGCGCCGGCGTTGACGGCCGTGGCTCGGGCTTCGTCGCCGGACGGGCTCCTGGCGTTGGGGAGCCAGGTTCCCCCGAGGTTCCAGTGCGTGACGAACCGACGCGCGACGACGATGCTCGCCGGAACGGCGACCTGCAGTCCCCGGCTGCCGGATCCCAGAGCCTGCGCCTCGTCGCCGGTCGGGAGGATCAACGACAGCCGTGGGGCGACGGCAACGCGCGCGGCGCCGTCGCCGACGGCCTGGTAGCGATAGTTCAGAGCGACGTCACCCAGGCCATGGCGCCGCCTCGCGTCGGTGCTCACCCCGAGGACGGGCAGCGTGGCGCTGATCTGGTGGACCTGCCCTCCGGCGGGCCATTCCTCGGTGAACGTGTAAACCCACGAGCCGTCTCCGTGCGACCGAGCGTACGAGCTGATGTGCTGGATGACGCCGGGCTCCTGATTGTACGCCTCCTCGACGAGGAAGCTGTTGTCCTGGATGGGCGACTCCGTGGAAGCCCCGGCGTGGACCTGCGACGCCATCACGACCGCGGCCACCCACGGGGCGGCGCTCGAGGTGCGACGCCTGGAGGGGGCCATCGTGCGGAGGAATCCCGTCACGGCGAGCCTCCCGCCATCCTCCGCGCGCGCTCGAGGTTCAGCCTCGCTCCCTCGTTGGACGGATCGGCCCGGAGCGCGGCCTCGAGGTGCGCGATGGCTTCCGGGTAGCGTCCCTCTTTCGCCAGGACCACCCCGAGATTCCGGTGCGCCGCGGCGTCACCGGGTGCGATGCGCAGGGCGTCGCGGAACTGCGCTTCGGCCTCCGCCGCGTCCCGCCGCGCGAGGAGAAGCACGCCGAGGCTCACGCGGAGCTCCGCGTCGCCCGGGAGCAGGAGCACCGCCTGCCGGAGTCGCGCGACGGCCTCCTCCTCGCGGCCCAATCGGGCGAGCGCCGTTCCGAGGAGCTTCAGCGCGTTTCCGTCGTCCGGGTCCGCTTCCACAGCGTTCCGCAGCTTCGCGGCGCCTTCCTCGACGCTCCCCTCCAGGACCAGCGCCGAGCCGAGACGGGCCACGAGCTTCGGGTCTCCGGGGCGCAATCGGACGGCTTCGCGGTACTGCGCGAGCGACTCGTCCCGCCGCCCCGAGAGAGCCAGCGCCGCGCCAAAGTTCACGTGAGCCTCCGGGTACTCCGGCATGATCCTCACCGCCTCCTCGAAGTGGGCCAGCGCCTCCCGCACCTGTCCCGCTCCGAGCAGCTCGAACCCCAGCCCGTCGTGAGCCGCCGCGCTCCCGGGGCTCACCGCGATCGCGTGGGTGAAGAGCTCCCGGGTGCCCTTCCAGTATCCGACCTGAACGAATGCGGCGGCCATCAGGGCGACCGCCATCGCGGCGGCCCCCGCCGCGACGGCGAGCCGCCGCGCTCGCGACGTGGCGACCTTCCCCAGGAGATCCGCGCCTCCCCACACCAGCATGATCAACGGTCCAACGAGAGGGAGGTACGTGTAGCGGTCGGCCCGTGGCTGGATTCCGACTTGGACCAGCCCGATGACGGGACCGAGGCTCACGAGGTACCAGACCCAGCCGGTCAGCAGGTACGGGCGGCTCCGCGCCTGCCGTAAGACGAGAGCGGAAATTGCGAGAAGGAACGCGGCGGACGCCACGGCCATTGGAACGGAGGGCCCGGAGGGCGCGTAGGGATAGGAGGCCGCGAGGCCCGACGGCCAGAACGTCTTGCCGAGGTACCACGCGCACGAGACGATCGCGTTCGCGACGCGGGCGCCCATGGGGATCGACTCGAGACTCACGACGGCGCGCTCGTGGGCTTGGGCCCAGATCGTGGTCGCGCCGGCCGCCACCGACAACGCGACGAGGGGAAGCTTCTCCAGGACCAGGGTGCTCGAGCCGCTCGCGCCCCGGCTCGCCCCGCGCCGGAATCGACCGAGAGGCCAGTAGTCCATCAGGAGCAGCAGCACCGGGACCGACACGAGCATCGGCTTCGCCGTGAGGCCCAGCGCGAGCGCCCCGCCGACGAGGCTGTAGCGCCCCAAGCCGGGGCGCTCGGCGTACCGCCGGTAGGCCACGAGGGCCAGAAGGCCGAAGAGCGCGCAGAGGACGTCCTTCCGCTCCGAGACCCAAGCCACCGACTCCACGTGGAGCGGGTGGATTGCGAACAGCCCCGCGACGACCGCGGCGCGCCGCACGAGGCCGGTCGAGGCGGCGAGCAGATGGAACAGGAGCAGGGTATTCCCGGCGTGGAGCAGCAGGTTCGTCAGGTGGAAGACGGCCGGCGACCGACCGCCGATCGCCGCGTCGACCATCAGCGAGAGCCATGTGAGCGGGTGCCAGTTCCCCAGCGCCGTGGTCTTGAGCGCCCAGGCGACCCCGTCGAGCGTCAGGCCGTTCAGCACGTGCGGGTTCTGCGCGACGTACCCGGCGTCGTCGAGCGCCACGAAGCCGAACGCGGCCGATCGCAGGTACACGACACCGATCGCCGCGACGAGGGCGCACTGGAGCAGCGCCTTCTCTCCCCGGATTGCCCCGTTGCCGCGCCGGACCCCTACTTGCAGTCGCAGGGCAGGATCCCGCACTTCATGTACTGCGACCGGACCGCGGGGACGTCGATCAGCTTCTGGACGCTCTCCGGATTCGACATCGATTGCCCGAGCCTCTCCAGCCAGGCGTCGACCGACGGCGGATCGAACGTGGCCGCCGTCGAGACCAGCGTCCCCTCGATCCCTCCGAGGTCGCAGCCGATCGTGCAGGTCGAGAACGTGCCCGCCGCGATCTTGGTCCGGGCCAGATCGAGGCTCTTCAGGAAGTCGGGCTCGAAAGCGGCACCGCGGCCGGCCATCTCGAAGTACCACGCGGCGAGCACCGCCCACCGTAGCCCGTATCTCTGCAACACGGTGAATTCCGCCCCTTCCCTGCGCTGGGTATCGGCTTCCATCGAAGTGCCCTCCTGTTTCCATTATCTCACTTCTTGACTTCGGACAAGCTTCACGACGATGGCGCGCGCTATCGTGGGCGTCGATGAAGCGGATCAACTGGCCGACGGCGGTCTTCCTGCTCGCGACGCCGATCGCCGCGGTCGCGGCGGTGTCGGCGCTCCTGGCTCTCCGGGGATTCCGGCTCGCCGATCTCGTTCTCCTCGTCGTCTTCGCCGCCGCGACCGGACTGAGCGTCACGGCCGGCTATCACCGGCTGTTCGCGCACCGCGCGTACGACGCGATCGCCCCGGTCCGCATCGCGTTCCTCCTCGTCGGCGCCGGCGCCTTCCAGCAGTCGGTCCTCGACTGGTCCGCGGACCACAGGCGGCACCACAAGAACGTCGACGACGAGGCGGACCCGTACAACATCAACCGCGGGTTCCTCTGGGCGCACATCGGCTGGCTTCTCGTCGCCGACACGACTGCCCGCGAGTTCTCCAACGTGCCCGACCTCCTCGCCGACCGCTGGGTGGTCCTGCAGCACCGCTTCTACCTGCCGCTGGCGCTCCTGATGGGATTCGGGGCTCCTCTCGCCGCGGGGTACGCGCTGGGATCGCCCTGGGGCGGGATCGTCTGGGGCGGCCTCGTCCGGGTCGTCGTCGTGCACCACGCGACGTTCTTCGTGAACTCGCTCGCGCACACCCTGGGCCGGCGGCCGTACACGACCGCCACCTCCGCCCGCGACAGCTTCGTGACCGCGCTCCTCACCTTCGGCGAGGGGTATCACAACTTCCACCACCGGTTCGCCGCCGATTACCGGAACGGGGTGCGAACGGGTCAGTACGACCCGACCAAGTGGCTCATCCGCCTCCTCGCCGCGATCCGCCTCGCGTGGAATCTGAAGACCGTGCCCCGCGAGAGGATCGTCGCGGCGGAAGTCGAGTGCGCGCGCGAGCGGCTGACGGTCAGGCTCCGCGGCCACGCGGAACGGATATCGAGCGGCCTCCTGGAGCGGTTCGGCGAGATGTCGGCCGCGCTCCACCGCGCGAGCCTCAGGCTCGCCGAGCTCGAGCGCGCCCGAGCCCGGCGCGCGGAGATCCGCGCCGCCCGGCGCGAGCTTCGGCGGTTCCGGCGCGAATGGCGGGCGATGGTCGCGGCGCTCGAGCAGGAAGCCCGAGTGCTTCCGGCGTAGGTGCCGGGCTGTCGGCTCGCGGAACCGCGGCGCCGACGTTCAGCGGCGGACCGCCTTGCCGAGCCTGACCGCGACGACGGCCTCGTCGAGGCGGGAGAGGAATCGAGACCGGTCGGCGGGGACGAAGGGCGCCGGCCCGCCGGTGACCTCCCCCATCTGCCGCAGGTGCTCCATCAGCTCGCGGCTCGCCAGGGCGTCACCGATCGACGCCTCGGTGAAGAAGTGCCCGTTGGGGGCAACGACGCGCGCGCCGCGCTTCAGGCACCGGTCGGCCAGCGGAATGTCGGCGGTGACCGCGATATCCTCCTCCAGGATGTGCTCGGCGATCCAGTCGTCCGCCGCCCCGAATCCCCTCTTCACCCTGACCGGCTCGACCCGGCTCCGCGACGGGACGCGGATCGGGACGTGGGAGACCACGAGCACCCGGAGCCCGTACCGCTCCGCGACCCTGTAGACCTCGTCCTTGACCGGGCAGCCGTCGCCGTCGACGTAGATGTCCAGCACGCGGCATTCCCTCGCCGATCCCTGCCCGTCGGAGTAGCCGCCGGGCGCGGCCGCGCTCGACGGCGGCAGCCTCTGGTAGAGTACGTCCCTTCCCGGGGGAGGTCCACCGTGCGCATCGGGGTCGATCTCGGGGGCACCAAGATCGAAGCGATCGCCCTGACCGGGGAGGGAGCCGTGTTCGATCGGAAGAGGGTGCCGACGCCCAGGGACGATTACCACGCGACGCTCCGGGCGATCGCCGCCCTCGTGGGTTCGCTCGAGGAAGAGATCGGCGAGCGAGCCACGGTGGGGATCGGAACACCGGGGGCGATCTCCCCGGCGACCGGGCGGATGAAGAACGCCAACTCCGTCTGGCTCAACGGCCGGCCGCTCGCGGAGGATCTCGCGAAGCGGCTCGACCGGCCGATCCGGATCGCGAACGACGCCGACTGCTTCGCGCTCTCCGAGGCCCGGGACGGCGCCGGCTCGGGGGCGAGGCTCGTTTTCGGGGTGATCCTCGGCACCGGCGTCGGGGGCGGGATCGTGGCGGACGGGCGGATCGTGACGGGGCCGAACGCGATCGGCGGGGAGTGGGGCCACAATCCCCTCCCGTGGCCTGCGTCCGGTGAGTGGCCCGGGCCCTCCTGCTACTGCGGACGGACCGGCTGCATCGAGCGTTTCCTCTCGGGTCCCGGGCTGGCCCTCGACTACCAGGAGGCGACGGGCGACGCGGTCGAGCCGCCGGGGATCGTGGCGCGCTCCGAGGCGGGGGACGCAGCGGCCGACGCGGCCCTCGTCCGCTACGAGGAGCGCCTGGCACGCGGGCTCGCCTCGGTGATCAACGTGCTCGACCCGGACGTGATCGTTCTCGGCGGTGGCCTGTCGAACCTCAAGCGCCTCTATCGCGGCGTCCCGGAGCGCTGGGCGAGCTGGGTGTTCTCCGACCGGGTCGACACCCGGCTCGTCCCCCCCGCCCACGGCGACTCGAGCGGAGTGCGCGGCGCAGCCTGCCTCTGGCCCGCGAGCCGCGGCTAGCTCAGGCCGCTCCGGCTCCAGCGGGCGGTGCGCCGCCCTCGCCCGGACCGGCGAACGACTGCAGCGCGAGGTAGTTCTCGCCGAACTTCTTGATGTGCGCGAGCTGCTTGTCGTACTGGTCGAAGTGCCGCTCCTCGTCGCCCACGAGACGCTCGAAAAGCTGCTTCGACGCCGAGTCCTGGATCGCGCCGCACTCCGTCGCCGCCTGGTTGTAGAACGCGGCGCTCGCCTGCTCCATCTCGGCCGCCTTGAGCAGCATCTTCTGCGGGTCGTCGATCTTCTCGACCTCCCCCGCCGCGACCAGCTCCACCTCCCCCTTCAGGAACAGGATCCGCTCGGCGAGGAGCTCGATGTGCATCATCTCCTCGATCGCGGTCCGCTTGAACAGCGCGGCCAGGGGGCCGAGCCCCTGGTCGTCGAGGTGGAAGTGGAAGTACATGTACTGGTGGACCGCCTGGAGCTCGTCCGCCGCCGCCCGGTTCAACAGGTCGATGCTCTTCTTGCGGTGCATGTCGGATCTCCTCGATCTCGATCCCGCGCCGCCGGACTCGGCGCCGCAGGTCGTACTATTATGCAATACCGAGAGGGGAAGGTCACCCGTCTTCGGGGCGCGGTTCCTTCCCGTTTCGGCCGGGGGGCGAGGATGACATGGCGACCTTGAAGGCCTGGCTCGGAGTGGCCCGGGCGCCGTTCCTGCTCCTGCCCGTCACGCTGGTCGCGTCCGGGGCCGCGGCCGCGTCGTACGCGTACTCGGTGGACTGGCCGAGGACGCTGCTCGCACTGGTGGGGCTCATCGCGCTCCACGCGTCGGTCAACGCCCTGAACGAGGCGAGCGACTTCAGGGCCGGGATCGATCTCAAGACCCGCCGCACGCCGTTCTCGGGCGGGAGCGGCACGCTGCCGGCGGGCGCCCTCGCTCCGCGCACCGCTTTCCTCTTCGGGCTCGGGGCAGCGGCGGTGGGGCTCGCGATCGGGATCGTCCTCCTGTTCGAGGTGGGACCGGTCCTGCTCCCGGTCCTCGTGGTAGGGGCGGTTTGCGTGCTCCTCTACTCGGATGTCCTGACCCGAAACGCGGCGGGGGAAGTCGCGGCGGGACTCGGCCTCGGCGCGCTCCCCGTGATCGGGACGGCGCTCATCCAGAACGGAACGCTTCCGCTCGAGGCGGCGGCGGCGTGTATCCCGGCGTTCTTCATGACGTTCGACCTCCTCTTGCTGAACGAGTTCCCCGACGAGGGGCCGGACCGCGAGGGCGGCCGGAAGCACCTCGTGGTCCTGCTCGGACGTCGCGGCGCCGCCCTGCTGTACGCGCTCGCCGCCCTCCTCACGCCGGCGTCCATCGCGGTCGCGGTGGCGGCCCGCGCGCTCCCGAGGCTCTGCCTCGTCGCCCTCGTCCCGTCGCTGCTCCTGTTCCTGCCGCTCCGCTGGGCGTTCACCGACCCGAAGCGCGCCGTGCCGGTCGGCGCGCTGGCCGCCAACGTGGCGTGGAACCTCCTGACCAACGCCGGGATCGCCGCGGGGCTCGCCGCGTCCTCTTTCGCCTGAGCGGCGGGCGCCCCACGGGACGGAAGCTCGCTGGAATGGCCCCGTGACGCGCTCCGCTCGAGTTCCCGACGCCGCGGCCTCTACCCGCGCCCTCGCCGCCCTGCTTCTCGTGGGAGCGACGATCCTCGCGTTCGCGCCGGTG
This portion of the Terriglobia bacterium genome encodes:
- a CDS encoding FAD-binding oxidoreductase, with translation MAGLVIQTIDGKTMALSTDALDAFRGELRGRLCLPGDPGYDEARTLWNAMIDKHPAAVVRAAGASDVIQTVRLAAKHGLLLSVRGGGHNIAGNAVCDAGLMLDLSRMDSVRVNPTERTARVGPGARLADLDKETQAFGLATPVGINSTTGVAGLTLGGGFGWLSRKYGLTVDNLLSADVVTAAGELVHTNDTDHPDLFWAIRGGGGNFGVVTSFKFRLHPVGPQVIAGLIVHPWASARQVLLEYRRFVARAPDELSCWVVMRKAPPLPFLPQEVHGKEVLVLALCHAGDLASGEKAAAPFKAIGKPIADVVGPHPFAGWQTAFDPLLTPGERNYWKSHDFVDLEDGLIDVLLDGIGRLPSPQCEIFVGNLGGAINRVPAGATAYPHRNVNFVMNVHTRWSDPSQDKACIAWARALYDAAAPFATGGVYVNFMPDDEVQRVRSGAYGPNYDRLAKVKAKYDPRNLLRMNQNIAPSVPA
- a CDS encoding PDZ domain-containing protein, which encodes MWTPRPVFRLVPRATIVAAFPILALLWSLDAAPGVLAAAPMRLATQPDIHGDLIVFVHAEDIWTVPASGGVAKRITFHEGEERYPKFSPDGKRIAFTADYDGNTDVYVMNTEGGDITRVTYHPGKDEVVGWHPTNGKILFRSGRDAYSRFTRLYLIAPDGSGLEALPLPEAGWGSYSPDGSEIAYTRVATEDRTWKRYRGGLAPDLYLYDFRTGVDRRLTDARGTERFPMWMGDTIYFEADPDGVLNLFSLDPGTGQQKQLTRFTDYDAGRPSDGTGKIVYDRAGGLEVFDPVTGQSKSVSFEILADSPEARPYVKNVKDWITHIGLSPDGNRALVVARGDVFTVPREKGAVRNLSRDPGSRDKDAAWSPDGKWIAFFSDRSGEYEIWLTDPMGKDKPVRLTTHRDGYRFALRWSPDSKRLAFTDQTLTLSYIDLDTKAITKVDKADDEAMDLGQDAKPIFDDAWSPDGRFLAYTKMGSDLVNRIWIYAVETREAKPVTAGPLDAFGPVFSEDGQRLFFVSNRRFDPTYSDMDFELVYKKVAGLYALSLRAGSPALLPPKTGDEPRKPKWREKSRYEAEKGEEPKSKEPPPKTIVEFGGIEGRIEPLPLPRGNYRNLGVGRGSLYFLDADEGDFNRFDIREPEARKLVAFDLDERKTRTVLEAVDDYALSPDGKELVWRKGSDIGIVDTDDDKAKAEPLDLAGLTMTVDPRAEWKQIYREVWRTERDYYYDPGMHGLDWAAIGKKYEPLIEAAESRAEVRWVIGELIGELSTSHTYVYGGDRHRKPETIPVGMLGADWAADAATGRYRILRILRVPDWAKGAVPPLAAPGVDAREGDLLVAVDGREVTTAKEVYAAFEGLADKPVRLTLASGAKATDARDVVVVPSPDESRFRYLDWVERNLETVEAASGGKVGYLHLPDTFTGSAEMFPLYWYGQTRKEGLIVDGRYNAGGLDPDPFLDRINSPILYYWTRRYSHDYASPLVATRAHKAMLTNRQAGSGGDQLPSEFQLKKMGPLIGTRTWGGLVGISMFTPLVDGGAITAPDYRVYTTEGKWVIENEGVTPDITVDLDPAEMAKGYDAQLMKAVDYLMKKIAEEPRPAPARPPFPTTR
- a CDS encoding transporter, with amino-acid sequence MAPSRRRTSSAAPWVAAVVMASQVHAGASTESPIQDNSFLVEEAYNQEPGVIQHISSYARSHGDGSWVYTFTEEWPAGGQVHQISATLPVLGVSTDARRRHGLGDVALNYRYQAVGDGAARVAVAPRLSLILPTGDEAQALGSGSRGLQVAVPASIVVARRFVTHWNLGGTWLPNARSPSGDEARATAVNAGASVVWLARPRLNVLLETVWARAEFVTGPGRTAIASSAFVNPGLRWAFDTAAGLQIVPGVAVPLGVGPSSGERQVFLYLSFEHPLKRR
- a CDS encoding tetratricopeptide repeat protein, which translates into the protein MRDPALRLQVGVRRGNGAIRGEKALLQCALVAAIGVVYLRSAAFGFVALDDAGYVAQNPHVLNGLTLDGVAWALKTTALGNWHPLTWLSLMVDAAIGGRSPAVFHLTNLLLHAGNTLLLFHLLAASTGLVRRAAVVAGLFAIHPLHVESVAWVSERKDVLCALFGLLALVAYRRYAERPGLGRYSLVGGALALGLTAKPMLVSVPVLLLLMDYWPLGRFRRGASRGASGSSTLVLEKLPLVALSVAAGATTIWAQAHERAVVSLESIPMGARVANAIVSCAWYLGKTFWPSGLAASYPYAPSGPSVPMAVASAAFLLAISALVLRQARSRPYLLTGWVWYLVSLGPVIGLVQVGIQPRADRYTYLPLVGPLIMLVWGGADLLGKVATSRARRLAVAAGAAAMAVALMAAAFVQVGYWKGTRELFTHAIAVSPGSAAAHDGLGFELLGAGQVREALAHFEEAVRIMPEYPEAHVNFGAALALSGRRDESLAQYREAVRLRPGDPKLVARLGSALVLEGSVEEGAAKLRNAVEADPDDGNALKLLGTALARLGREEEAVARLRQAVLLLPGDAELRVSLGVLLLARRDAAEAEAQFRDALRIAPGDAAAHRNLGVVLAKEGRYPEAIAHLEAALRADPSNEGARLNLERARRMAGGSP
- a CDS encoding fatty acid desaturase; this translates as MKRINWPTAVFLLATPIAAVAAVSALLALRGFRLADLVLLVVFAAATGLSVTAGYHRLFAHRAYDAIAPVRIAFLLVGAGAFQQSVLDWSADHRRHHKNVDDEADPYNINRGFLWAHIGWLLVADTTAREFSNVPDLLADRWVVLQHRFYLPLALLMGFGAPLAAGYALGSPWGGIVWGGLVRVVVVHHATFFVNSLAHTLGRRPYTTATSARDSFVTALLTFGEGYHNFHHRFAADYRNGVRTGQYDPTKWLIRLLAAIRLAWNLKTVPRERIVAAEVECARERLTVRLRGHAERISSGLLERFGEMSAALHRASLRLAELERARARRAEIRAARRELRRFRREWRAMVAALEQEARVLPA
- a CDS encoding YaiI/YqxD family protein gives rise to the protein MLDIYVDGDGCPVKDEVYRVAERYGLRVLVVSHVPIRVPSRSRVEPVRVKRGFGAADDWIAEHILEEDIAVTADIPLADRCLKRGARVVAPNGHFFTEASIGDALASRELMEHLRQMGEVTGGPAPFVPADRSRFLSRLDEAVVAVRLGKAVRR